One segment of Setaria viridis chromosome 4, Setaria_viridis_v4.0, whole genome shotgun sequence DNA contains the following:
- the LOC117851355 gene encoding arogenate dehydrogenase 2, chloroplastic: MASSLRHFAGPSCFTATAAASSGASGFLRRYAPNFCAFAALRPIRPAAAAAFSAAAGAANPCAPPAAEHEQHQLRHDSDQPTPSPAPAAPAPAALRVGIVGFGNFGQFIAGGIQRQGHAVLAASRSDYSAYCADHGIRFFGSVDALCEERPDVLLICSSILSTESVVSAIPFHKLRPDTIVADVLSVKQFPRNLLLEILPPGFGIVCTHPMFGPESGKHGWGKLPFVYDKVRVAEGGDQATKCDQFLSIFEQEGCRMVEMSCAEHDRYAAGSQFITHTIGRVLSQLNLKSTPINTKGYESLLQLTHNTVSDSFDLYYGLFMYNVNATEQLDNLERAFEKVRQMLYGRLHDLLRKQIVERVPMPVVSSRKLENGRSNSFAGLSYRL; encoded by the exons ATGGCCTCCTCGCTCCGCCATTTCGCCGGCCCCAGCTGcttcaccgccaccgccgccgcgtcgtccggCGCCAGCGGCTTCCTGCGCCGCTACGCCCCCAATTTCTGCGCCTTCGCGGCGCTCCGCCCGAtcaggccggccgccgccgctgccttctCCGCCGCGGCTGGCGCGGCAAATCCCTGCGCCCCTCCGGCGGCCGAGCACGAGCAGCACCAGCTCCGCCACGATAGCGATCAAccgaccccgtcgccggcgccggcggcccccgcccccgcggcgCTGCGGGTGGGGATCGTGGGGTTCGGGAACTTCGGGCAGTTCATCGCGGGCGGCATCCAGCGGCAGGGCCACGCCGTGCTGGCGGCCTCCAGATCTGACTACTCCGCCTACTGCGCGGACCACGGGATCCGCTTCTTTGGGAGCGTCGACGCGCTCTGCGAGGAGCGCCCGGACGTGCTGCTCATCTGCAGCTCCATCCTGTCCACGGAGAGCGTCGTCAGCGCCATCCCGTTCCACAAGCTCCGCCCCGACACCATCGTCGCCGACGTGCTCTCCGTCAAGCAGTTCCCCCGCAACCTCCTCCTCGAG ATTCTTCCACCGGGGTTTGGGATAGTCTGCACGCACCCGATGTTTGGGCCGGAGAGTGGTAAACATGGCTGGGGCAAGCTACCTTTTGTTTACGACAAGGTCAGGGTCGCAGAAGGAGGAGATCAAGCAACCAAGTGTGACCAGTTCTTGAGCATATTTGAACAGGAG GGATGTAGGATGGTAGAGATGTCATGTGCGGAGCATGATCGCTACGCCGCGGGAAGTCAGTTCATCACGCACACAATTGGGAG AGTTTTGTCACAATTGAATCTGAAGTCAACCCCAATAAATACCAAAGGTTATGAGAGCTTGCTACAACTT ACACATAACACCGTAAGTGATAGTTTCGATCTATACTACGGGCTCTTCATGTATAACGTTAATGCCACGGAGCAG CTTGACAATTTGGAGAGGGCATTTGAGAAGGTGAGACAAATGTTGTATGGTCGGCTCCATGATTTACTACGAAAGCAAATCGTGGAGAGGGTCCCTATGCCGGTGGTTTCTTCAAGAAAATTGGAAAATGGCAGGTCTAATTCTTTTGCGGGCCTCTCTTATCGCCTCTAA
- the LOC117851356 gene encoding heavy metal-associated isoprenylated plant protein 28, translating to MTIVEMRVNIDCDGCEGKVRRSLEKLEGVHSVSIDRMHGKVTVMGSVSQKKVLRAARRSGRLAVLWPSAYNNPAYHHAYAQPAAAYYPNHYQAKPAQALAQHHHYFSSVPRGGVSSAARMPVAQYPQGKASSYNYHVHGYYDSELYGNYHEQPGVVPAAVRNYFSDENPTGACSIM from the exons ATGACG ATCGTGGAGATGCGTGTGAACATCGACTGCGACGGCTGCGAGGGCAAGGTCAGGAGGTCCCTGGAAAAGCTTGAAG GAGTGCACAGCGTGAGCATAGACAGGATGCACGGCAAGGTGACGGTGATGGGGTCGGTGAGCCAGAAGAAGGTGctccgcgcggcgcggcgctccGGCAGGCTCGCCGTGCTGTGGCCGTCCGCCTACAACAACCCGGCGTACCACCACGCCTAcgcgcagccggcggcggcctacTACCCCAACCATTACCAGGCCAAGCCCGCGCAGGCGCTGGCGCAGCACCACCACTACTTCAGCAGCGTGCCGCGCGGCGGCGTCTCGTCGGCGGCCAGGATGCCGGTGGCGCAGTACCCCCAGGGCAAGGCCAGCTCGTACAACTACCACGTGCACGGGTACTACGACTCTGAGCTCTACGGGAACTACCACGAGCAGCCCGGCGTCGTGCCGGCCGCCGTGCGGAACTACTTCAGCGATGAGAACCCGACTGGTGCTTGCTCGATCATGTGA
- the LOC117853018 gene encoding probable transcriptional regulator SLK2 — MGYALEQPTHSSGSEWIDMEQESLVNNLLQVAQKYQTAVNESGPAGISNNDAQTICNMFATASRQLAKNLEHHTLNEHGLSKRYVRCLQISEVVNHMKDLIEFSHKNNLGPKESLNSYSKTIAKFQNMHDSRQLMAAASLANNQSNTKVMGVQQEASALSSNKIYMGQAMRSKCQTVQVSRKSWE; from the exons ATGGGTTATGCCCTTGAGCAGCCCACTCATTCAAGTGGTAGCGAGTGGATCGATATGGAGCAAGAAAGCCTG GTTAATAATCTGCTGCAAGTTGCCCAGAAATACCAAACTGCTGTCAATGAAAGTGGACCAGCTGGGATATCAAACAATGACGCACAAACCATCTGTAACAT GTTTGCCACTGCATCACGGCAGCTAGCAAAAAATCTAGAGCATCACACCTTGAATGAACATGGGCTTTCCAAAAGATATGTACGCTGCCTGCAG ATATCGGAGGTGGTGAATCACATGAAGGACTTGATTGAGTTCAGCCACAAGAACAATCTTGGTCCGAAAG AGAGCCTGAATAGTTATTCTAAAACTATTGCGAAGTTTCAGAATATGCATGATTCAAGACAGCTCATGGCTGCTGCTAGCCTTGCCAATAACCAGAGCAACACCAAAGTAATGGGGGTCCAGCAAGAGGCAAGTGCTTTATCTAGTAATAAAATTTATATGGGTCAAGCTATGCGGTCTAAGTGTCAAACAGTCCAGGTCTCCAGGAAATCATGGGAATAA
- the LOC117853967 gene encoding uncharacterized protein translates to MEKGKKSGSGRGYISWNDDMDKALLDTFVEYYNKGDRCQNGWKSHVYTAAIKNVREKCNVDISKDNIMARNKTFDKHYTIINGMLESSGFGWDWNKNKTSVDSDAVWEEYVAKNKEASGYRHKTVLYWDSISLVFGKDHATGEAARTTAESSKDMSKEDLSNKEPTSSATSGSLKRQRSGDSFTSMIAEKMDKFAEALKEEAPKGPTSKEILDTLNEVQGLDEDTLLDLFDILTGDARKYESLLALPVGMRKRWLLKQLKK, encoded by the exons ATGGAGAAGGGCAAGAAGTCAGGCTCGGGCAGGGGTTACATTTCTTGGAATGATGACATGGACAAGGCTCTTCTTGACACATTTGTGGAGTACTATAACAAGGGTGACAGATGCCAGAATGGGTGGAAGTCTCATGTCTATACAGCTGCTATCAAGAATGTCCGAGAAAAGTGTAATGTGGATATCTCAAAAGACAATATCATGGCGAGGAACAAGACCTTTGACAAACACTACACTATCATCAATGGTATGCTGGAATCAAGTGGATTTGGTTGGGATtggaacaaaaacaaaacatctgTTGATAGTGATGCTGTATGGGAAGAATATGTGGCG aaaaacaaagaagctTCTGGGTATAGGCACAAGACTGTCTTGTACTGGGACTCAATCAGCTTGGTGTTTGGCAAAGACCATGCTACCGGTGAAGCGGCAAGGACTACAGCTGAGAGCTCAAAAGACATGAGTAAGGAAGATCTTAGTAACAAAGAGCCCACATCATCGGCAACTTCAGGAAGTTTAAAGAGGCAACGGTCAGGTGACTCTTTTACCTCTATGATAGCTGAAAAAATGGACAAGTTCGCTGAAGCACTAAAGGAGGAAGCCCCTAAAGGACCAACATCAAAAGAAATTCTAGACACACTGAATGAAGTACAAGGATTGGATGAAGACACTTTGTTGGACCTATTTGATATCCTGACCGGTGATGCACGCAAGTATGAGTCTTTGTTGGCACTTCCAGTGGGGATGAGGAAAAGGTGGCTCTTAAAGCAACTCAAAAAGTGA